The Miscanthus floridulus cultivar M001 chromosome 6, ASM1932011v1, whole genome shotgun sequence genomic interval cctaattagacttaaaagattcgtctcacaaattagtcgcaagttgtggaattagttttgtaattagtctatatttaatacttcatgtatgtatCAAATATTCAATGTGATAAGAATTTTAAGAGCGACTACAAACATGACCTAAAAGTCCCTTCCTCAATCCCAACAGCAAAGGAAACCTGCAAGTAAGactgtgtttagttcccaaaaactttcccaaaaagtgctacagtagccatcacatcgaatcttgtcatacatgcatggagcattaaatgtaaacaaaaaaaaaactaattgcacagtttggttggaaatcgcgagacgaatattttaagcctaattagtccatgattgaacactaattgctaaataaaaacgaaaatgctacggtagccaaattttcaaatttcacgaactaaggctgtatttagttcccaaaaagtgctacacaCAGCCTAACTGTCCTAAAGACGATGAGCCTCCCCAGTCAGGTGCATGGTGCCACAAATCGTCCAAACTCCGAAAACAACACAAAGCTTCATATCATTTTCTTGCAATTTGTGATGATAAATTCAGTTAGAAGTCCATGAGCACAAATTAATTTGTCCGGATGTGAATACTGAAAACTGGCCAAGGCAAACATTGCCACAAATCAGGCGATCAGATTTCTGACAAATATTGTTTACCCATAAACCCCTGAACACATTGCATCGTCCAGGAGATTGTTTTAACCCCAGGCAATCCCAAGCAAATATTGGCGCCAAATATAGTATGAGATGTAAAAACCGTGGCGGTTGTCGCAAATTTAAACAGCACCGCATGCAAAAATCGTACCAAAATTGACAACCTCAAGATTTGAAGCAAATCATATTAGCATATTGCAATATACTAGAAACTTCCACAAGGGTAACTGATTATCATTCTGCAGATACAACAAATTCCACAAGGGTAACTGATTATCATTCTGCAGATACAACAAATTCTACATTGTTCCACGAGCAACCTAGCACTGGCCTAAACACACGAGGAAACGAAACAGGACCGTAGCACCGTGCCGCAGCAACCTAAGAGGAAGTAAACTTGGTAACAGCCTTGGTGCCCTCGGAGACGGCGTGCTTGGCGAGCTCGCCGGGGAGGACGAGGCGCACCGAGGTCTGGATCTCCCGGGAGGTGATGGTGGGCTTCTTGTTGTAGCGGGCGAGCTTGGCGGCCTCGGCGGCGAGCTTCTCGAAGATGTCGTTGATGAAGGAGTTCATGATGGACATGGCCTTGGACGAGATACCAATGTCCGGGTGCACCTGCTTGAGCACCTTGAAGATGTAGATCTTGTACGTCTCGACGCTCTTCttggccttcttcttccctttcttcTCGCCGCCTTCCTTGCCGGGCACGCGCTTCTCCGCCCTGGGCTTCTTCTCGGCCTTCTCCTCCGCCGGCTTCTTCTCGGCGGGCTTCTTCTCGGCCTTGGGAGCCATCAGGAATCGATCAAATGGAGCGGCAAACGCGAGGTGGGAAGCGGCGGATTTGGAATTTGTTGAGTGCTCGTGGCTTTTGGCTGTGTGCTCTGGATGGAGGATGCGGTGGGATTATATAGAAAGGTGAGGCGGGACGTGATTGGTGGAAGCGGTGGCGGCGCGGATCGCTGAGATGGCGGTCTCTGAGGCGTTGGATGCGCGGTACGGCTGGGATTTCAGCGCGCGGGGGTGCTTTGGCGTGGGGACGCGTGATGCCCCGGATCCGGGTGGTTTTGGCGGGGGTGTGCGAGCCGAAAATGTGAGCGGGAAACCGCCAAGCCGTGCGAAATCGTGTGTCTTTGGGCGCTTTGGGTAGCAAATTTTTGGAGCATGTTTTTGGAGGAGCCTGTTCGTGCGTGGCTACGAAACAATTAAattttttatattaaaaatatgcaaatagtacgataagataacaatactgttaaattaaataccgatgttaaaataatatttaatttaaaaagtaaagtttataaaattaacacagtcacggagagcgcggcgtcgcaggctcacaaactctactgtatagactttttcataatatggctaagataatattttatatcggtaaAAAGAATtcttcgatatccatttctttcatgcgtcaataaatccatgaataagttccactgcatctccatataatcatgtacatacaggttcgagtatatatgtaaatattagtgcatgTCACATGaataatactgcgtgtcttaaaCAATCTCTCATAAAatcttaaaacaaagtatgttatactcaccgtataaatatgtgtggctttagaactattccacacagacatatattgtagaataaggtatccacatGAGTGTCTGTTCAAAGATGTTGAATTAGGTATTGTAATTCTCAATTTTGACATATTTTTTCAGGTCAAGGTAACCAATGATGACACTTTTCTTAGTGTTGCATAATTTTATAGTGCATCTCTTGACTATttgagtaaggacaagttagtACTGCAGAGGCTTagaaaagctgctgagaaggccaaggttgagttttcctccactatgcatactaaaatcTATGTTCCTGTTTATCATTGTCGATgtttttgatgcaaagcaattcaacattaccatgatcagatataagtttgagtctcttgtgagcaatctcatagagggactctcattctttatgtgatctgcctcaagAATATTGAATAGACGATGGACCTATGTTGGAATGTCGTACCAAAAAGTATCCACGTTTTGTCCAcaatttatttttcatgaatacatgcgggtactatgataacactaactacacaaaatgaaagattagagagaatttgcatcgcctctagaaggatttatttattaagttctttggactctacaaGTAGTTTTaaaatatctgtttgcatgtcttacctcgtatcctaatttaaaattttatagtttaattagaatatgggaaaataattcaaaatgaacagacccaAGGGCAATTTCAGTAAAAAACAGCAAGCGAGGTTGATGGAATACGTAAGCGTGAAACC includes:
- the LOC136459374 gene encoding histone H2B.4 — protein: MAPKAEKKPAEKKPAEEKAEKKPRAEKRVPGKEGGEKKGKKKAKKSVETYKIYIFKVLKQVHPDIGISSKAMSIMNSFINDIFEKLAAEAAKLARYNKKPTITSREIQTSVRLVLPGELAKHAVSEGTKAVTKFTSS